A region of the Fusobacterium simiae genome:
AGCTTGTTCTTCTGCTGCCTTTTGTGCTTTTGCTTTCTCTGCATCTTCTTTTTCTATTTTAGTTCTCATTTTGTCTAAAACATCCATTCCATCATCTTCTGCATATGCTAATGATGATAGAGCACATAAAAATAGAACAGTCTTTAAAAACTTTTTCATACTTCCCTCCCAATTAATTCAATACTTCTAGTAATTTTGTTAATTCTGCTATTTGTTGTTCTTTGTCTGCTATTTTTTGTTCTAGTTTGTTGTAGTATTCGTCAAATCTCTTCAATAGCTTCTTGTACTCATCTCTATGCCATCTTATTTTTGAATCTTCTTTTAATTTTGCATAAAGTTCTTCTCTTCCAAGTTGTCTTTCCTTCAATTCTTGTACTTCTTTTTCAAGTGTTTCTTTTTCTTGTTTGAATTCTTCCTTTCTTTCTGCTTCCTTTTGCATTAATGCTTGGTACTCTGCTTCAATGTTTTGAACTTCACTCATTACTTCTTGTGCTACTGAATCTGTTGGAACAGTTTCTGCTGCATAAGATAATGATCCTAATACTAACATTGAGCATAATAAAATCTTAGCTTTCATAATTCCCCCTTTATTCTTTTTGAGTAAAAATTGATAAAATTTTCATAAATAAAGTATACTTTATTAATTTAGCCTTGTCAATATAAGATTTTTTGTTTTATCTTATAAAACATATACAAAAAAATCAGTGCAAACTTTTACACTGACTTTAAATTTTTAAAATATTTGTCTTATTTCATGTTCTTTAGAATAGTCATTTTCAGATATTAAATTTCCTGCTTTATCATATACTTTAACATTTCTACCAGATCTAGTTCTATCTTCCACCTGCATTAACTGACCATTTTCATAATATATTTTACTATTTACAGTTCCATCTAAACTAGGAGATAGTTCCAACAAAATTTTTCCACTCTCATAATACATAACAGCTGTTGTTCCTTGCAATTGTATAGATGGTTTTCCATTTTTATATTCTGCTTGTACAGTATTAGAAGTTAATAAATAAAGAGCAGTTTTTAATAAATTTTCTTTTGAAAATATATCCAAAAGAGATTTTTTTGCAGGCTCTCCATTAATTTTAATTCCTTCATCTGAATTGGAAAATATTTCCTTTCCATTTTCATTATATACTGCTATATCTGATTTATCCATAGAAAATAGTTTTTTACCACTTGAATAGAAAATAGTCATTTTTTTACCTTCAATTTTTGATAATAAATCTCCATTTTCATAGTATATTTTTCCAGATATTAATTTTCCTTGTGTATACTCTATTTGAGAAAGAGTTTTTCCATTTTCATAATAATTAGTTTCTGTTCCTTCTGTCTTATTATTTATTATATTTATTTTCCCATATATTTTACCACTTGGATAATATCTTTCTTGTACACCATCAGGTAAGCCATCTCTATAATTTCCTTTTATTATAACTCCATTTTTTTCTTTATATTCTTGTTTTCCATTAGCAAGAATATTGTCCACATATAGGACCCCATTTCTCTTTTCATAATTTTTACTTACACTTATATTGGTGTCAGTAGTCTTAATTTCTTTGTGTTCTCCAGCTTCTTCTAAATTGATACAAGCCCCCAAAATTAATGCTAACAATAAAATTCCCTTTTTCATAAAACCTCCTAATCATAAAAAGAGATTGAAAGAAAAATTTTTCTTTCAATCCCCCCTATTAATTTTTAATTTATTTTCTTTATATCTGTAAC
Encoded here:
- a CDS encoding adhesion protein FadA, whose translation is MKAKILLCSMLVLGSLSYAAETVPTDSVAQEVMSEVQNIEAEYQALMQKEAERKEEFKQEKETLEKEVQELKERQLGREELYAKLKEDSKIRWHRDEYKKLLKRFDEYYNKLEQKIADKEQQIAELTKLLEVLN
- a CDS encoding toxin-antitoxin system YwqK family antitoxin; this translates as MKKGILLLALILGACINLEEAGEHKEIKTTDTNISVSKNYEKRNGVLYVDNILANGKQEYKEKNGVIIKGNYRDGLPDGVQERYYPSGKIYGKINIINNKTEGTETNYYENGKTLSQIEYTQGKLISGKIYYENGDLLSKIEGKKMTIFYSSGKKLFSMDKSDIAVYNENGKEIFSNSDEGIKINGEPAKKSLLDIFSKENLLKTALYLLTSNTVQAEYKNGKPSIQLQGTTAVMYYESGKILLELSPSLDGTVNSKIYYENGQLMQVEDRTRSGRNVKVYDKAGNLISENDYSKEHEIRQIF